A stretch of the Mycobacterium sp. ITM-2016-00317 genome encodes the following:
- a CDS encoding endonuclease/exonuclease/phosphatase family protein — translation MPTRSGLTVATWNTNWATLRADRGRRVAARLSGLDADIIVVTEGTHEVLPAGGYSVDAGTDWGYANQPTDRRKVIVWSRFPVSLQSVGNRGGSLGRLVVTNVATPAGVWRVIGVCIPWSAAHVSTGRCDARPWSEHLDHLDHLELLLTGLDDGVPTVVAGDFNQRTPRVQQPMIVADRIGAVFRNWSVHTAGKLEHGPLIDHIVTNSQLRCTSIKTWPGQDASGSLSDHSAVRCEFTLSTERTRDSVTGEFTDDDALSLVQDPVGGDIDGVAKSSPDGHHEDIPPAAGGDADLVRSRVIGSSAGAVKPPTRPTKIRTDFRQKPSDWTRDEFVGSVGASEDRGFLSRLLELVDADALLPALGPAPRLYFGTRGGGAMFVYPRGRRFPPYKFLSRNGRLMIAGCWRGGFGTAGDPGYAAIASLLGQQHTGPARSIAVAEFDPAEVWRIGEDVSRAVNDSIGS, via the coding sequence GTGCCGACCAGGAGCGGACTCACGGTCGCGACGTGGAATACCAACTGGGCCACGCTGAGGGCCGATCGTGGGCGGCGGGTCGCCGCGCGGCTCAGCGGTCTCGACGCGGACATCATTGTCGTCACAGAGGGGACGCATGAGGTGCTACCTGCCGGCGGCTACTCGGTGGATGCCGGCACGGACTGGGGCTATGCCAACCAGCCAACCGACCGTCGCAAGGTCATTGTGTGGTCTCGATTTCCGGTTTCCCTGCAGTCGGTGGGGAACCGGGGAGGGAGCCTGGGGCGGCTTGTGGTGACGAATGTCGCGACCCCGGCGGGAGTTTGGCGTGTCATCGGAGTCTGCATTCCCTGGAGCGCTGCGCACGTGAGTACAGGCCGCTGTGACGCGCGGCCGTGGTCAGAACACCTGGATCATCTCGACCATCTTGAACTGTTGCTCACGGGCCTCGACGATGGTGTGCCCACGGTCGTCGCGGGTGATTTCAATCAGCGGACTCCGCGGGTCCAGCAGCCGATGATTGTCGCAGACAGAATTGGCGCAGTGTTCAGGAACTGGTCGGTGCATACCGCAGGAAAGCTCGAGCATGGGCCGCTGATCGATCACATCGTCACCAACTCTCAATTGCGGTGCACCTCGATCAAGACGTGGCCAGGCCAAGATGCCAGCGGCAGTCTCAGCGACCACTCCGCTGTCCGGTGCGAATTTACGCTCAGCACGGAGCGGACGCGCGACTCTGTTACGGGTGAGTTCACCGACGATGACGCACTGAGTCTCGTCCAAGACCCAGTGGGCGGCGACATCGACGGGGTAGCGAAGTCAAGCCCCGACGGCCATCACGAGGACATTCCGCCCGCGGCCGGTGGCGATGCCGACCTGGTTCGGTCTCGCGTGATTGGTAGTAGCGCCGGCGCCGTCAAGCCACCAACTCGCCCCACGAAGATTCGGACCGATTTTCGGCAGAAGCCCTCGGATTGGACTCGTGACGAGTTCGTCGGTTCTGTCGGAGCATCCGAAGACCGTGGGTTTCTCTCGCGGCTTCTGGAGTTGGTGGATGCAGACGCCCTACTACCGGCGCTTGGGCCCGCTCCACGGCTGTACTTCGGTACGCGTGGCGGCGGGGCGATGTTTGTCTACCCGCGTGGCCGAAGATTCCCGCCGTATAAGTTCCTTTCCAGAAACGGCCGGCTCATGATCGCCGGTTGCTGGAGAGGCGGTTTCGGAACCGCGGGTGATCCGGGATATGCCGCGATTGCATCGCTCCTGGGGCAACAACACACTGGTCCGGCGCGGTCGATCGCCGTTGCAGAGTTCGATCCGGCCGAGGTTTGGCGAATTGGGGAGGACGTCTCCCGTGCGGTCAACGACTCAATCGGCAGTTGA
- a CDS encoding SIR2 family protein, whose protein sequence is MGGHLFIINGDLTKIACDAVLIPTDGASKVEAHWHDVVDSRDTKIPRPWGVDRVATLTYRPGEPLVILGNVGQHGDRSGFDAFEPVVRDFVLRALKELNSEAFQDRKRICAWPKPRLAVNLVGSGLGGGAAKKGDLVQGLVQALTTLASENDVDIVLVTYGDKPYAAAQRARRKCIGSNELSGTWRFTKDANPKLIEKARKLAEDAIDRHLVLFIGAGVSAGAGLPTWRSLMNDVAKQAGFEESERARLENKDLRDQATLIERRLERTGEALKSRVAAALKVSTRYALAHGLLASLPSTEAVTTNFDTLFELASKVRGRDVAVLPEDPRTTGGRLLLKLHGSVSHPDRMVLTRADYLKMPRDYGALMGLVQGLLLMRRMVFVGYSLTDEDFHELIDEVRAARGDGASGVGRGVVLTLQRDQLEEQLWENDLDIIPMITGGETDIPTAARELELFLDLVGYLSTTSADFFLDEAYDDLSDDEKGLREALRALAKDTAGSDLDTVSHLVEKFLKTLGA, encoded by the coding sequence ATGGGCGGGCACCTTTTCATCATCAACGGCGACCTCACCAAGATTGCGTGCGATGCGGTGCTCATTCCGACTGACGGTGCCTCCAAGGTGGAAGCGCACTGGCATGACGTGGTCGACAGCCGAGATACAAAGATTCCCCGGCCTTGGGGTGTCGATCGGGTGGCCACACTGACTTACAGGCCCGGTGAGCCTTTAGTGATCCTCGGGAATGTAGGGCAACACGGAGACCGATCGGGATTCGATGCATTCGAGCCCGTGGTACGAGACTTTGTCCTCCGTGCGCTCAAAGAGCTCAATTCTGAGGCCTTCCAGGACCGCAAGCGAATATGTGCGTGGCCGAAGCCGCGGTTAGCTGTCAACTTGGTCGGCTCAGGACTCGGTGGCGGCGCGGCGAAGAAGGGGGACCTGGTCCAAGGTCTCGTCCAAGCCCTTACGACGCTTGCCAGCGAGAACGACGTGGACATCGTCTTGGTCACCTACGGCGACAAACCGTACGCCGCTGCGCAACGGGCACGCCGCAAATGCATCGGATCGAATGAGCTCTCCGGCACATGGCGCTTCACCAAGGACGCGAATCCGAAACTCATCGAGAAGGCACGCAAGCTCGCCGAAGATGCGATTGACCGCCACTTGGTGTTGTTCATCGGTGCCGGCGTGAGCGCAGGCGCGGGTTTGCCTACATGGCGTTCGCTGATGAATGACGTCGCGAAGCAAGCCGGTTTCGAAGAATCCGAGAGGGCGCGACTGGAGAACAAGGATCTACGGGACCAGGCAACGCTGATCGAGCGTCGCTTAGAAAGAACCGGCGAAGCACTGAAGTCACGAGTAGCTGCGGCACTGAAGGTTTCGACGCGGTACGCACTGGCACACGGTCTCCTGGCTTCATTGCCCAGCACCGAAGCCGTGACCACCAATTTTGACACGCTGTTCGAGCTGGCTTCCAAGGTCCGCGGAAGGGATGTTGCCGTCCTGCCAGAGGATCCACGCACTACCGGCGGTCGTTTACTACTGAAATTGCATGGCAGCGTTTCACACCCTGATCGAATGGTCCTCACGCGCGCCGACTACCTGAAGATGCCCCGCGACTATGGCGCACTTATGGGGTTGGTTCAGGGACTCTTACTGATGCGCCGCATGGTGTTTGTGGGTTATTCATTGACAGACGAAGACTTTCACGAACTCATCGACGAGGTCCGCGCCGCGCGCGGCGACGGTGCCAGCGGTGTGGGGCGAGGCGTCGTACTCACGCTGCAACGCGATCAGTTGGAGGAGCAGCTCTGGGAGAACGACCTCGACATCATCCCCATGATCACCGGGGGCGAGACCGACATACCTACTGCAGCCCGTGAACTGGAACTGTTCTTAGATCTGGTCGGCTATCTATCCACCACATCTGCCGACTTCTTCCTCGACGAAGCCTATGACGACCTGTCCGATGATGAGAAGGGGCTGCGGGAAGCGCTGCGCGCTTTGGCGAAGGATACCGCTGGAAGTGATCTGGACACGGTGAGTCACCTGGTGGAGAAGTTTCTGAAAACTCTCGGGGCGTAG